In one window of Mobiluncus massiliensis DNA:
- a CDS encoding L-lactate permease → MFVPNVTAVGGLLWLSAIVALLPVAVFFVLVGAVRMRSHWAGAIALGVGLLVAIAGFRMPVDMAVAAALLGAENGLIPIVIIVIAAVWLHRLMEATGREADLRKVFSAVGQGDLRIQAMLIALCFGGLLEGLSGFGVPVAVVTALLLGLGFKPMKAAVIALVANTSPVAYAAFGVPITTAAALLSGHDPIQNAADITYYVSCTEPAIAFVMPFALSLLIDKDHFRHMFPLAFVMGLVEGIGQFLTLRFVSFELGGVLPPIVTFLVVALMVMVYRPPVPPEFVTEKPTDLRLGRVALAVMPYGLVIVILSVGRMVPQVAKVLTATDLHVAWPGLAGRVASPDKPNVAGNIGNITIPILSQPGVLIAMAALVTGVVFTLVTEGGKYPLGFKQVGAKLWSAIYSMRYSAATILEVMALAYLMNISGMVLTIGTLLAGTGTFFLLLSPMIGYLGTAISGSTTSANALFASLQETTALQIGLPGAFAVAANTAGGVIGKLIAPQSLAIAAAAMGEPEKETDLLHEVLGWSFYLLLFAVFICFVWGLVLLQ, encoded by the coding sequence ATGTTCGTGCCCAATGTCACAGCGGTCGGAGGGCTGTTGTGGCTCAGTGCCATCGTGGCTCTGCTCCCGGTAGCGGTGTTCTTTGTGCTGGTCGGAGCCGTGCGGATGCGCTCGCACTGGGCGGGTGCTATCGCCCTGGGGGTCGGGTTGCTCGTGGCAATAGCGGGGTTCCGGATGCCGGTCGACATGGCTGTGGCGGCCGCCCTGCTCGGGGCGGAAAATGGCTTGATACCCATCGTAATCATCGTCATCGCGGCCGTGTGGCTGCACCGTCTGATGGAGGCGACCGGGCGGGAAGCTGATTTGCGCAAGGTTTTTTCCGCTGTCGGTCAAGGGGATTTGCGCATCCAGGCCATGCTGATTGCGCTGTGTTTCGGGGGTCTGCTAGAGGGCTTATCCGGTTTCGGGGTCCCCGTGGCAGTGGTGACCGCGCTGCTGCTGGGGCTGGGATTCAAACCGATGAAAGCGGCCGTGATTGCATTGGTGGCGAATACCTCCCCGGTGGCCTACGCGGCGTTCGGGGTACCGATAACGACCGCGGCGGCCCTTCTGAGCGGGCATGACCCCATTCAAAACGCCGCTGACATCACGTATTATGTGTCCTGTACCGAACCGGCGATTGCTTTCGTGATGCCGTTCGCGCTGAGCCTGTTGATTGATAAGGATCACTTCCGCCATATGTTCCCCCTGGCTTTCGTGATGGGTCTGGTGGAAGGTATCGGACAGTTCCTGACCTTGCGGTTCGTGTCCTTTGAGTTGGGCGGGGTCCTGCCGCCCATAGTGACGTTCCTGGTAGTGGCGTTGATGGTGATGGTCTATCGTCCCCCGGTTCCTCCCGAGTTCGTCACGGAAAAGCCCACTGACCTGCGCTTGGGACGGGTGGCACTGGCCGTGATGCCCTATGGCTTGGTCATCGTGATTCTCTCCGTGGGGCGGATGGTGCCCCAGGTCGCCAAGGTTTTGACCGCGACGGATTTGCACGTTGCCTGGCCTGGTTTGGCGGGGCGGGTGGCCAGCCCGGACAAACCGAACGTCGCGGGAAACATCGGCAACATCACCATTCCGATACTGTCCCAACCGGGAGTGTTGATTGCGATGGCGGCGCTGGTGACCGGGGTGGTGTTTACCCTGGTTACCGAGGGTGGGAAGTATCCGCTGGGATTTAAACAGGTTGGTGCCAAACTGTGGTCAGCGATTTATTCCATGCGGTATTCCGCGGCCACTATCCTGGAAGTGATGGCTCTGGCTTACTTGATGAACATTTCCGGCATGGTTTTGACCATCGGGACCCTGCTGGCGGGAACCGGGACGTTCTTCCTGTTGCTTTCCCCCATGATTGGCTACCTCGGCACGGCGATTTCCGGCTCTACGACCTCGGCAAACGCCCTGTTTGCCTCCCTGCAAGAGACGACGGCCCTCCAGATTGGCCTGCCCGGTGCTTTCGCCGTGGCGGCCAACACCGCAGGCGGGGTCATCGGCAAGCTCATCGCCCCTCAATCCTTGGCGATCGCCGCCGCCGCGATGGGCGAACCCGAGAAAGAGACCGATCTGCTCCACGAAGTACTCGGCTGGTCTTTCTACCTGCTGCTGTTCGCGGTCTTTATCTGTTTCGTCTGGGGCCTGGTGCTCTTGCAATAG